A single region of the Polyodon spathula isolate WHYD16114869_AA chromosome 5, ASM1765450v1, whole genome shotgun sequence genome encodes:
- the LOC121315427 gene encoding retinitis pigmentosa 1-like 1 protein gives MQSVSLGYPALTIPFNNDQPLPPVSRTAIKVTESTPAKKITFFKSGDPQFSGVRMAIHKRSFKCFDALLDDLSHKVSLPFGVRTITTPRGTHCINRLEQLEDGGCYLCSDRWQVKPISVEAFERKQAPWQSSHPASSRRHLSRLKELPGKQAAHRHPKRITLVKNSDPAVRRTIILNKITARNLKVFLEEISQLLQCTIRRLYTLDGRKIDCIQALMQCPSVVVCVGREPFKPFLAESLRQNSEEKLPGLDARSWTSICSEFHESKKNVNFGLETKKSIIHPRSDSSNRSMRFSLPSEKSLPNMSPRNSGYTSYEDTFPHSKESMMDEDIEKRVLVNKDGSLSVEMKVRFRLLNDETLQWSTLIKKSSFTNKDSCLEKEDEMSPVKETNSEACSGVQAFCHCDTESYCQNCCSHCHYDIWKNPMHAAHSRQEGIGALRHITSSSSSASSHGRIIHKKSSMDSFHTTSSEEYTEHVVEQAMCYAETVEEKDTRVEYCSHGESCSTSSHKAARPEGRTTSVNSQCIPCPSPVENCETTAVTLISDNEEKRPSSISSTSSKGSGNETISVQITEVTEEVEWPNSTSSTSSNVLEALKEEKDDNGDDRPPSSISRDSSQSKNCKKVKNESNDEARSRSVASSCSTISCEKSPFPMHHLSPRPISKASSSSTCSNRSRNKKLCVDHSDDDRCLSIVSSLPNCSTKEPTEEVEHQSAGSSFSTSSKRSKPNKSSKVFLSESDKVTTPGSSVSEIPAGQDTAQAEDENDERPISNMSVSTKASGKSKKSNKFLCSGSERATTPASSSSEVPAGQETVQEAKDASSGRRVSNISVSTRTSGKSKKSNKFLCSGSERATTPGSSASEVPAGQGMPQEAEDASSERPVSNMSVSTKASEKYQKSNKLLCSGSERATTPGSSVSVGAACEEIGSNGRPMSGMSVSTKASGKSKACKICQEDCSEKVPSAISSSSKGSTHMKKGTSSHVSSYLQVKCNGIKSTNPKSDDEGANSVMSRSTRYSNKGSKKHMEEKDPSRISASLSVSSQSLHSPCPPKGKPSKKNVRQKILPGFSKESVTTESISAAELLRENSGNSRPTTESVSEKLKCSRNSKGCKNKKSNILRKNKEEDSEQILDAKELVPSALPNATSTEVVHEWLRKIPADTSIYELGDNFLEECEEPVTKQHQGQISTEPTLATSAAKELIPEEEEPKKELEKLEVKNTQDEENVDVAQCAEDQATANESLSSTVPTFPNKEALPNSWQTSVHVMKVLLNPSQGTKLDRCNSLPEVSATYGRKLNNSAKELLDCFVNLQLSEEPVHSKAKASSARYKELMNILQSLWFGDTSEDGQQKKLEKTFKDHQSTEDEFNLRSSSGVDVSSGSAGSGKSSITGGVEVIQSERKFEMNVEGSVTPTRHDSLHGMLEENKMNEDDQHSGHSTPRSKLNERWAAAFSNSATPDIASRVQWSHESEGIGSEEDKEQKHISEEDTKSSETAEITKEEKEEPNKNVDESRSVTAPQETETRIQEEDTNISEKVAILPKGNSSDPDPVWVLNLLKKLEKQFMTHYMNAVSDFKVKWNLDSSEQLDIMINDLKEEVCMRIQTTIDRELKKIQGRAGRMPHPPPNTIIRESTARTEQMRLRWKVMNRRSVKGSIERSDKNYTFSGIEFSEQHSEDEYCPCDSCMKKKMIDRPAQPVVSTSVYIRKEYDLRQILCMRKNNAENDSDEAQAQEKDDEAEKLEVDDDESEEEIDGALEKQVVEEVTLEEESEQRDKESSAEEENGDIDVENQEVELEKTEVTDTKDNEEALAEEDEDAVDEEKQDLENDVGGDEKATAEVNNEKHNEDKEVCEADAENQETEEEIREDSVEKGQETEKNEETQENEAQADEDGGDVDAEDSDETEVQNDNNKEDAYKDEEVEDKDEKEEEQEDKKEENEVTDQAEPGEQAEAYDEGNVASEKDNVVTKECDQQQDEDETQGTEEYNEIEDNPQNENKESQESEEEEAFEKNHKSSEKNENNSAEEEEENADTEGNETSQNKETVVNKSLFNQMTKSSIESQQGSMENSIDKEMVSDNKNKNTASRSSGSSGAKPSQMYPESSSEEEKRESGCNSPEGNQNNAVSASEKEEKTVTSDKSKSTNTEKPKESSIDQDEFDF, from the exons ATGCAGAGTGTTTCATTGGGCTATCCAGCCCTCACTATCCCATTTAACAATGACCAGCCTCTGCCACCGGTGAGCAGGACGGCCATCAAAGTGACCGAGTCCACCCCGGCCAAGAAAATCACCTTCTTCAAGAGCGGAGACCCTCAGTTCAGTGGGGTCAGGATGGCCATCCACAAGCGTAGTTTCAAGTGCTTTGATGCTCTGCTCGACGACCTCTCCCACAAAGTGTCACTGCCGTTTGGGGTGCGCACCATCACCACCCCTCGCGGCACCCATTGCATCAACAGGCTGGAGCAGCTGGAGGATGGAGGCTGCTATCTTTGCTCGGACCGCTGGCAGGTCAAACCCATCAGTGTGGAGGCTTTTGAGAGGAAGCAAGCTCCGTGGCAAAGCAGCCACCCAGCCAGCAGCCGCAGGCACCTCTCACGACTAAAGGAGCTCCCAGGGAAACAGGCAGCTCACAGGCACCCCAAGAGGATTACGCTGGTGAAGAACAGTGACCCAGCAGTGAGGAGGACCATAATCCTCAACAAGATAACTGCCCGCAATCTGAAGGTCTTCTTGGAGGAGATATCTCAACTCCTGCAGTGCACCATTAGGAGACTTTACACTCTGGATGGGAGGAAG ATCGACTGCATCCAGGCTCTTATGCAGTGCCCCAGCGTTGTGGTTTGTGTTGGCCGGGAACCATTTAAACCTTTCCTGGCAGAAAGCTTAAGACAAAATTCTGAGGAGAAACTTCCAGGATTGGATGCAAGATCCTGGACAAGCATTTGCAGTGAATTTCACGAAAGCAAGAAGAATG TCAACTTTGggctagaaacaaaaaaaagcatcataCACCCAAGGTCTGATTCAAGCAACAGATCCATGAGATTTTCTTTACCATCTGAGAAGTCTTTGCCCAACATGTCTCCGAGAAACAGCGGATATACTTCTTATGAGGACACTTTCCCTCATTCAAAAGAGTCCATGATGGATGAGGACATAGAAAAGAGAGTGCTTGTAAACAAAGATGGCAGCCTTTCAGTGGAGATGAAGGTGCGTTTTCGCTTATTGAACGATGAGACTCTTCAATGGTCAACCCTGATCAAGAAGTCTTCATTCACTAACAAAGATTCCTGCTTAGAGAAAGAGGATGAGATGAGCCCAGTAAAAGAAACCAATTCAGAAGCCTGCTCAGGAGTACAAGCATTCTGTCACTGTGACACAGAGTCTTACTGTCAAAACTGTTGCAGTCACTGTCACTACGATATTTGGAAAAATCCCATGCATGCTGCCCACAGCAGACAAGAAGGCATTGGTGCCTTAAGGCACATTACATCTTCCAGTTCAAGCGCGTCATCTCATGGAAGAATCATCCACAAAAAGTCATCAATGGATAGTTTCCACACCACATCTAGTGAAGAGTACACAGAGCATGTGGTAGAGCAGGCCATGTGCTATGCAGAGACTGTTGAGGAAAAGGACACTAGAGTTGAGTACTGCAGCCACGGTGAATCCTGCTCAACTTCTTCACACAAGGCAGCAAGACCAGAAGGCAGGACAACTTCAGTCAACAGCCAGTGCATACCCTGCCCTAGTCCTGTTGAAAATTGTGAGACTACTGCTGTCACACTGATTTCAGACAATGAGGAAAAAAGACCCAGTAGCATCTCATCTACTTCGTCCAAAGGATCAGGAAATGAGACAATAAGTGTCCAAATCACAGAAGTTACAGAGGAGGTTGAATGGCCGAATTCAACATCAAGTACTTCCTCAAATGTTTTGGAAGcactaaaagaagaaaaagatgACAATGGGGATGATAGGCCACCAAGCAGTATTTCCAGAGATTCTTCACAGTCGAAAAACTGTAAGAAGGTAAAAAATGAATCAAATGATGAGGCGCGATCCAGAAGTGTGGCTTCTAGTTGTTCCACTATCAGCTGTGAGAAGTCACCTTTCCCAATGCACCATTTGTCCCCCAGACCAATAAGCAAGGCATCAAGCTCTTCCACTTGCTCTAATAGgtcaagaaataaaaaattatgtGTAGATCATTCTGATGATGACAGGTGCCTTTCAATTGTTTCCAGTTTGCCCAATTGCTCTACTAAGGAGCCAACAGAGGAGGTAGAACATCAATCAGCAGGAAGCTCATTCTCCACTTCATCCAAACGATCCAAACCAAATAAGTCTAGCAAGGTGTTTCTCAGTGAATCTGACAAAGTAACTACACCAGGGTCATCTGTATCTGAGATACCTGCTGGCCAGGACACAGCCCAAGCAGAAGATGAGAATGATGAAAGGCCAATAAGTAATATGTCTGTTAGTACCAAAGCTTCTGGAAAATCCAAAAAGTCCAACAAGTTCCTCTGCAGTGGATCTGAAAGAGCAACAACACCAGCGTCATCTTCTTCAGAGGTGCCTGCTGGTCAAGAGACAGTACAAGAGGCAAAAGATGCAAGCAGTGGAAGGCGGGTGAGCAATATATCTGTAAGTACCAGAACTTCTGGTAAATCCAAAAAGTCCAACAAGTTCCTCTGTAGTGGATCTGAAAGAGCAACAACACCAGGGTCATCTGCTTCAGAGGTGCCTGCTGGTCAAGGGATGCCACAAGAGGCAGAAGATGCAAGCAGTGAAAGGCCAGTGAGCAATATGTCTGTTAGTACCAAAGCTTCTGAGAAATATCAAAAGTCCAACAAGCTGCTCTGCAGTGGATCTGAAAGAGCGACAACACCAGGGTCATCCGTTTCAGTGGGAGCTGCTTGCGAGGAGATTGGAAGCAATGGAAGGCCAATGAGTGGTATGTCTGTTAGTACAAAAGCTTCTGGAAAAAGCAAAGCATGCAAAATATGTCAGGAGGATTGTAGTGAAAAGGTACCATCTGCTATTTCTAGCTCATCGAAAGGGTCAACCCATATGAAAAAAGGAACTTCCTCACACGTTTCCTCTTATTTGCAAGTCAAATGTAATGGAATTAAATCAACAAACCCCAAATCTGATGATGAGGGAGCTAACTCTGTCATGTCTAGATCAACAAGGTACAGTAATAAAGGATCCAAGAAACACATGGAAGAGAAAGACCCAAGTAGAATCTCAGCTTCTTTGTCTGTTTCGTCACAAAGTTTGCATTCTCCTTGCCCACCAAAAGGGAAACCTTCTAAGAAAAATGTGAGGCAAAAAATATTGCCGGGCTTTTCAAAAGAAAGTGTTACCACAGAATCCATCTCAGCTGCTGAGTTATTGAGAGAAAATTCTGGAAACTCTCGACCAACAACAGAATCTGTTTCAGAGAAATTAAAATGCAGCAGAAATAGCAAagggtgtaaaaacaaaaaaagcaatattcTAAGAAAGAACAAAGAGGAAGACTCTGAACAAATATTAGATGCTAAAGAATTAGTCCCCTCTGCATTACCAAATGCAACGTCAACAGAGGTTGTCCATGAATGGCTGAGAAAGATACCAGCCGACACTTCCATATATGAGTTGGGCGATAATTTCCTGGAAGAGTGTGAAGAACCAGTAACAAAACAACATCAAGGTCAAATTAGTACAGAGCCGACTTTGGCAACATCAGCTGCCAAAGAATTGATCCCTGAAGAAGAGGAACCAAAGAAAGAACTAGAAAAATTAGAAGTAAAGAATACCCAAGATGAAGAAAATGTTGATGTTGCGCAATGTGCAGAAGACCAAGCAACTGCCAATGAATCTCTTTCCAGTACAGTTCCTACTTTCCCCAATAAAGAAGCCTTACCAAACAGCTGGCAAACTTCAGTGCACGTAATGAAGGTATTGCTGAATCCCAGTCAAGGAACCAAGCTAGATAGATGCAACAGCTTGCCTGAGGTATCGGCAACTTATGGAAGAAAACTTAACAATTCAGCCAAAGAATTACTGGACTGCTTTGTTAATCTTCAATTGAGTGAAGAGCCTGTACACTCAAAAGCCAAAGCAAGCAGTGCAAGATATAAAGAGCTCATGAACATTCTTCAGTCTCTCTGGTTTGGTGATACTTCTGAAGATGGTCAACAGAAGAAACTAGAAAAGACATTTAAAGACCATCAATCTACAGAAGATGAATTCAACCTGAGGTCCTCCTCGGGGGTGGATGTTAGTAGTGGTTCTGCAGGCTCTGGAAAGAGCAGCATTACTGGTGGAGTGGAAGTTATTCAATCAGAGAGAAAATTTGAAATGAATGTGGAGGGGAGTGTAACGCCAACTAGACATGATTCATTGCATGGAATGCTGgaggaaaacaaaatgaatgaagaTGATCAGCACTCAGGACACTCCACACCCAGGTCAAAGCTAAATGAAAGGTGGGCAGCAGCATTTTCTAACTCTGCCACGCCAGACATAGCAAGTCGAGTTCAGTGGAGCCATGAAAGTGAGGGCATAGGCTCTGAAGAAGATAAAGAGCAGAAACATATTAGTGAAGAGGACACTAAGAGCAGTGAAACAGCTGAAATTACTAAGGAAGAAAAAGAAGAGCCAAATAAGAATGTGGATGAAAGCAGAAGTGTAACGGCACCTCAGGAAACAGAAACACGTATCCAAGAAGAAGACACAAATATAAGTGAGAAGGTAGCCATATTACCAAAAGGAAATTCTTCAGATCCAGATCCAGTTTGGGTCTTAAATTTACTTAAGAAACTAGAGAAACAGTTCATGACACATTATATGAATGCAGTGTCAGACTTCAAGGTCAAGTGGAATTTAGACAGCAGTGAACAGCTTGATATAATGATAAATGACTTGAAAGAAGAGGTTTGCATGAGAATCCAAACAACCATTGATAGAGAGCTTAAGAAGATCCAAGGAAGAGCTGGCAGGATGCCACACCCTCCTCCAAACACAATTATACGGGAGTCAACAGCAAGAACTGAACAAATGAGACTGCGGTGGAAGGTCATGAACAGACGATCAGTCAAAGGATCCATTGAAAGAAGTGATAAGAATTACACTTTCAGTGGTATAGAGTTTAGTGAACAACACAGTGAAGATGAATATTGCCCTTGTGACTCCTGTATGAAGAAGAAAATGATTGACAGGCCAGCACAGCCTGTAGTTTCAACAAGTGTTTACATTCGGAAGGAGTATGATCTGAGGCAAATTCTTTGTATGAGGAAGAATAATGCTGAGAATGACAGTGATGAAGCCCAAGCGCAGGAAAAAGATGACGAGGCAGAAAAACTAGAGGTTGATGATGATGAAAGTGAAGAAGAAATAGATGGTGCTCTTGAAAAACAGGTAGTTGAAGAAGTGACACTTGAAGAAGAAAGTGAGCAAAGGGATAAAGAATCATCAGCAGAGGAAGAAAATGGTGACATAGATGTAGAAAACCAAGAAGTAGAATTAGAAAAAACTGAAGTAACAGATACAAAAGATAATGAAGAAGCTCTGGCTGAAGAAGATGAGGATGCagtagatgaagaaaaacaagatTTGGAAAATGACGTGGGTGGAGATGAAAAAGCCACAGCTGAAGTAAATAATGAAAAGCACAATGAAGACAAAGAAGTTTGTGAAGCAGATGCAGAAAACCAAGAGACTGAGGAGGAAATCCGAGAAGATAGTGTTGAAAAAGGacaagaaactgaaaaaaacgAGGAGACACAGGAAAATGAAGCTCAAGCAGATGAAGATGGTGGTGATGTAGATGCTGAGGATTCAGATGAGACTGAAGttcaaaatgataataataaagagGATGCATACAAGGATGAAGAGGTGGAGGATAAAGATGAGAAAGAAGAGGAGCAGGAAGACAAAAAGGAGGAAAATGAAGTCACCGATCAAGCAGAACCTGGTGAGCAAGCAGAAGCTTATGATGAGGGAAATGTAGCATCAGAAAAAGACAATGTTGTGACAAAGGAATGTGACCAGCAGCAAGATGAAGATGAGACTCAAGGCACTGAAGAATATAATGAAATTGAAGACAATCCACAAAATGAGAATAAAGAGTCTCAAGAGAGTGAGGAAGAAGAGGCTtttgaaaaaaatcataaaagcagtgagaaaaatgaaaacaacagtgctgaagaggaagaagagaatGCAGACACAGAAGGAAATGAGACAAGTCAGAATAAAGAAACTGTTGTGAACAAAAGCCTATTTAATCAGATGACAAAATCATCTATTGAATCCCAACAAGGATCGATGGAGAACTCCATAGATAAAGAAATGGTGAGCGATAATAAGAACAAAAATACTGCCAGCAGAAGCTCAGGGAGTTCAGGTGCCAAGCCCAGCCAGATGTATCCTGAGTCATCCTCAGAAGAGGAGAAAAGGGAATCTGGGTGCAATAGCCCTGAAGGGAACCAAAATAATGCAGTTTCTGCTagtgaaaaagaagaaaagactGTGACTTCTGATAAAAGCAAATCTACCAACACAGAAAAGCCAAAAGAAAGTAGCATTGATCAAGATGAGTTTGACttctaa